GGGCGTGGCGGCCGGGCTTGGTGGGGGTCGGCCAGCAGGGACCGGTGCAGAAGTAGTCCACGCCGTCCTGGACGGCGGCCGCGGCGGCCTCGGACTCGGCGTGCGTGGAGCGGCCGATCAGGACGTGGTCGCCGAGGATCGCGCGAGCCGCGGGGACGGGGAGGTCGCCCTGGCCGAGATGCAGTACATCCGCGCCGGCGGCGTGGGCGACGTCCGCGCGGTCGTTGACCGCGAGCAGCTTGCCGTGCCGGGCGCAGGCGTCGGCGAAGACGGCCAGGTGCTCCAGCTCCTCGGCCGCCTCCATGCCCTTGTCCCGCAACTGCACGATGTCGACCCCGCCCGCCAGCACGGCGTCCAGGAAGTCCACGAGATCGCCCTGCCGCTTGCGCGCGTCGGTGCAGAGGTAGACCCGGGCGTCGGCGAGCTGGGCGCGGGCGGTGGTGGCGGTGGCAGTGGTGTCGGCCATGCGTGTCCCCCTGGTTGTCGGTGGCGTGCGGGTGCGGGATGCGCCCATGACGGCGTACCGCCGCAGATGCGCCCATGGTGGCGCACGGATGCGAGGTGCACCCGTGCCGGTGGCGTAACGGCGCAAGGCAGGGGGCCGCCGGAGCGCCCCGCTCCGGGTGACTCCGGTACGGGCCCCGCCAGGGCTCTCGCCCGGCCCACCCCAGGCGGCCCACGCCCCGATCGGGCGCGCGAGCCGCGTGACCGGGACCCCACGGGTCCCGGCCCACATACCGGGCGGTTGTTCAGGCCCGGCCCCGCTCGCACGGCACCGGGCGGTTGTTCGGTCGTCGAGGTCGGGTCAGACCGCGAGCGCCTGGGCTCGGCGCTTCACCTCCGTGCCGCGATTCTCGCTGAGGGCCTGTGCCGGCGTACCGGGCAGACTCGGGTCGGGGGTGAAGAGCCACTCCAGCATCTCTTCGACCGTGAAGCCGTCGTCCCGCAGGAGCGTCAGGGTCCCGGCCAGGCCCTTGACGACCTTGTCCCCGTCGATGAAGGCCGCGGGGACGTGCAGTGCGCGGTTCTCACCACGGCGTACGGCGATGAGCTGGCCCTCCTTGACCAGCTGCCGCACACGCGTCACCTCGACGCCGAACTGTTCGGCGATGTCGGGGAGGGTGAGCCAGGCAGGGACGAGAGCATCGATCTTTGCGTCAATCTCGGTCACGGAAACCAGCCTGCCATCCCCCACTGACAGTCGGAAGTCGGGCCCGCCCACCTGGGCGGACACACGCTCCTTCCCAGCTACGCCGTCGCCGCCTTCAGCGGCCTCGCCGGGTCCGCCAGCAAGGCCGGAATCATCGGCGTACCCGACTCGATCAGGCGGCGGCCCTGCGCCAGGTCCCGGGGGCGGCCCACCGCCAGCAGCGCGACCAGCCGGTCGCCGCGGAGCCAGCAGACCGTCCAGGCCGGCCCGGCCGGGTCGCCCCGCCACAGGGTCGTGTCGGCCGCCGCGTGATGCCCGGCGTACTGCACGAAACGCCCGAACTGCTCGGACCAGAAGTACGGCACGGGGTCGTACACCGCCGGGGTCTTCCCCGAGGCCCGGCCGACGATGTTCACGGCGACCGTGCGCGGGCCCTGGAGGGCGTTGTCCCAGTGGTGCACCAGCAGGCGCCCGCCGTACCGGCCCGAGGGGAAGGAGGCGCAGTCGCCGACCGCGTACACGTCAGGCGCCGACGAACGCAGGTGCTGGTCGGCCACGATCTCACCGTGCGTGCCCAGCTCGATCCCGGAGCCGGACAGCCAGGCCGTGGCCGGGCGGGCGCCGATGCCGACGACGACCGCGCCCGCGGGCAGCCGCGAGCCGTCGTCGAGCACCACCGCGCCGGGTTCCACCCGCTCCACGCGCGCGTGCGTGCGCAGCACGGCACCCGCGTCGGCGTACCAGCCGGCCATCGGCGCGGCGACCTCGGCGGGCAGTGCCCCGGCGAGCGGCCGCTCGGCGGCTTCCACGACGGTCACCGCGCAGCCGGCCTCGCGCGCGGCCGTGGCGAACTCCGCGCCGATCCAGCCCGCGCCGACGACCACGATGTCGTGCCGGCGGGCCAGCACCGGCCGCAGCCGCTCGGCGTCGTCCAGGGTGCGCAGCAGATGCACGCCCGGCACGCCCTCCGCCCCGGGCAGCCGGATCGGCTCGGCACCCGTCGCGAGGACCAGCACGTCGTACGGCACGGGCCCGTCGTCGGTGTCCAGCTCATGATCGCCGGGACGCAGGCCCAGCACCTCGCAGCCGAGGCGCAGTTCGATGCCGAGGGCCTCGAAGTCGACGTCGAAGGCGGAGCCCTCGGACTTGCCGAGCAGGACGGCCTTGGACAGCGGGGGACGGTCGTACGGCTGGTGGGGCTCGGCGCCGATCAGGATCACGGTGCCGGTGAAGCCCTGCTCGCGCAGGGCGACCGCGGTCTGCACACCAGCCATGCCCGCGCCCGCCACCACCACGCGCCGCGGTGCGGACGAACCTGGTTCCTGGGTCTGCTCGCTCACCTGATCACCATAGACAACTGACATTGTGTCAGTCAGTGCTCGTGCGCAGTGACCTGCTCCACAACACTCGTCCCGCGCGGCGACCGGGGCGAGGACGGGACCGTCCAGGGACCGGGCCGTGCGGTGGCTCCCTTACTGCGCCATACGGCCTCGGGCTAGGGTGGGTGGCCAACGCAAGGGACTCGCGGGAGCCCGGACGCACCGGGCTGAGAGGGAGGCTGGCGGCCTCCGACCGTACGAACCTGATCCGGGTCATGCCGGCGAAGGGAGGGGCTGGACGCCCATGTCGCGTACGCGAACGTCAGACGTCCTCGTCATCGGGGGCGGGATCATCGGCCTCGTCACGGCGTGGCGGGCCGCGCAGCGAGGGCTCACCACGGCCGTACTGGACCCGGAGCCGGGCGGCGGAGCCGCACAGGTGGCGGCCGGGATGCTGGCCGCCGTCACGGAACTGCACTACGGCGAGCAGACCCTGCTCGGGCTGAACCTCGCCTCCGCCCGGCGCTATCCGGACTTCGCGGCCGAGCTCACCGAGCAGACCGGCCACGACCTCGGCTACCGCCGGTGCGGCACGCTCGCCGTCGCCCTGGACGCCGACGACCGGGCCCATCTGCGCGAGCTGCACGCCTTGCAGCAGCAGTCGGGCCTGGATTCGCAGTGGCTGTCGGGGCGGGAGTGCCGTCGCCTGGAGCCGATGCTCGCGCCGGGCGTGCGCGGCGGGCTGCGGGTCGACGGCGACCACCAGATCGACCCGCGGCGGCTGGCCGGGGCGCTGGTCGCCGCGTGCGAGCGGGCCGGTGTGGTCTTCCACCGGGCCTGGGCCGAGCGGCTCACCGTCGTACGGGACCGGGCCACGGGGGTCGTCACGGACGACGGCACCCCGCTGGACGCCGGGCAGACCGTGCTGGCCGGGGGCAGCCTCAGCGGGCGGCTGGCGGGCGTCCCCCAGGACGTGCTGCCGCCCGTGCGGCCGGTGAAGGGGCAGGTCGTACGGCTGACCATGCCGCAGCGGCACGGGCCGTTCCTGAGCCGGACCGTGCGCGCGGTCGTCCGCGGCAGCCACGTCTACCTGGTGCCGCGCGAGAGCGGCGAGCTGGTCGTCGGGGCGACCAGCGAGGAGCTGGGCTGGGACACCACCGTGACCGCGGGCGGCGTGTACGAGCTGCTGCGCGACGCGCACGAGCTGGCCCCGGGCATCACCGAGCTGCCGCTCACCGAGACCCGGGCCGGACTGCGGCCCGGCTCGCCCGACAACGCGCCGCTGCTCGGCCCGACCGGTCTCGAAGGGCTCCTGCTGGCCACCGGCCACTACCGCAACGGCGTACTGCTCACGCCGGTCACCGGCGACGCCATGGCCCACGCCCTGGCGACGGGTGAACTCCCCGAGGAGGCCCGGCCCTTCACGCCGAAGCGATTCAGTACCGCCACCGCACTCACGGAGCAGCCCGCATGAACATCTCCGTCAACGGAGAGTCCCGGGACGTCCGGCCCGGCACGGCTCTCGACATCGTCGTGAGGTCGCTCACCACCTCGCCGTCCGGCGTGGCCGCCGCCCTCAACGAAACCGTCGTCCCGCGCGCGCAGTGGCCGTCCACCCCCCTGTCCGAGGGGGACCGCGTGGAAGTCCTCACCGCCGTCCAAGGAGGCTGACCATGGCCGACGATCCGTTTGTCCTCGGTGGTACGTCCTTCACGTCCCGCCTGATCATGGGTACGGGCGGGGCGCCCAGCCTCGACGTGCTGGAGCGGTCGCTGGTCGCGTCCGGTACGGAGCTGACGACGGTCGCGATGCGCCGGGTGAACGCCTCGGTGCACGGCTCGGTGCTGTCCGTCCTGGACAGGCTCGGCATTCGCGTCCTGCCCAACACCGCGGGTTGCTTCACCGCCGGCGAGGCCGTCCTCACCGCCCGCCTCGCGCGCGAGGCCCTCGGCACCGATCTGGTCAAGCTGGAGGTCATCGCCGACGAGCGGACCCTGCTGCCGGATCCGATCGAACTGCTGGAGGCGGCCGAGACGCTGGTCGACGACGGGTTCACGGTCCTGCCGTACACCAACGACGACCCCGTGCTCGCGCGGAAGCTGGAGGACGTCGGCTGCGCGGCGATCATGCCGCTCGGCTCGCCGATCGGTTCCGGGCTGGGCATTCGCAATCCGCACAACTTCCAGCTGATCGTCGAGCACGCGCGCGTGCCGGTGATTCTGGACGCGGGGGCCGGTACGGCGTCGGACGCGGCGCTGGCGATGGAGCTGGGGTGTGCGGGTGTGATGCTCGCCTCGGCGGTGACGCGGGCGCAGGAGCCGGTGCTGATGGCTGCCGCCATGAGGAACGGGGTCGAGGCGGGGCGGCTGGCCTATCGGGCGGGGCGTATTCCTCGGCGGCATTTCGCGGAGGCGTCCTCGCCGGCTGAGGGCATGGCTGTGCTGGATCCGGAGCGGCCTGCTTTCGGGTGACCCGGCGTTGTTCCCGCAGCGTGGTCGGATACACGTCACAGGTCCGCTTCAGTCGCGCCCCGAAAACCGCGGGGGCGATGGAGCTGTCAGTCGTGGCTCGTACACTCGCCTGCGTGGACACGACCCTTCAGGACCCCTTGGCCGGGCAGGTGCTCGACGGCCGGTATCGCATCGACGCGCGGATCGCGGTCGGCGGGATGGCCACGGTCTACCGGGCCGTGGACACCCGGCTCGACCGGGTCCTCGCGCTCAAGGTGATGCACCCCTCGCTCGCGGTCGACGGCTCGTTCGTCGAGCGGTTCATCCGCGAGGCGAAGTCGGTGGCCCGGCTGGCCCACCCGAACGTGGTGCAGGTCTTCGACCAGGGCACCGACGGCTCGTACGTCTACCTCGCCATGGAGTACGTCGCGGGCTGCACCCTGCGGGACGTGCTGCGCGAGCGCGGGGCCCTGCAGCCGCGTGCCGCCCTGGACATCCTGGAGCCGGTGCTGGCCGCGCTGGGTGCCGCGCACCGCGCCGGGTTCGTGCACCGGGACATGAAGCCCGAGAACGTCCTGATAGGGGACGACGGCCGGGTCAAGGTCGCCGACTTCGGGCTCGTACGGGCCGTGGACACGGTGACGAACACCACCGGCACCGTGCTCGGCACGGTCTCGTACCTGGCGCCGGAGCAGATAGAGAGCGGCACCGCCGACCCCCGCGTCGACGTGTACGCGTGCGGCGTGATGCTGTACGAGATGCTGACCGGCGACAAGCCGCACGACGGGGACTCCCCGGCCGTGATCCTCTACAAGCACCTGCACGAGGACGTCCCGCCGCCCTCGGCCGCCGTGCCCGGTCTGGCGTACGAGCTGGACGAGATGGTGGCCTCGGCGACCGCCCGCACCCCGGACATCCGACCGCACGACGCGG
This region of Streptomyces caelestis genomic DNA includes:
- the thiS gene encoding sulfur carrier protein ThiS, with the translated sequence MNISVNGESRDVRPGTALDIVVRSLTTSPSGVAAALNETVVPRAQWPSTPLSEGDRVEVLTAVQGG
- a CDS encoding thiazole synthase; amino-acid sequence: MADDPFVLGGTSFTSRLIMGTGGAPSLDVLERSLVASGTELTTVAMRRVNASVHGSVLSVLDRLGIRVLPNTAGCFTAGEAVLTARLAREALGTDLVKLEVIADERTLLPDPIELLEAAETLVDDGFTVLPYTNDDPVLARKLEDVGCAAIMPLGSPIGSGLGIRNPHNFQLIVEHARVPVILDAGAGTASDAALAMELGCAGVMLASAVTRAQEPVLMAAAMRNGVEAGRLAYRAGRIPRRHFAEASSPAEGMAVLDPERPAFG
- the thiO gene encoding glycine oxidase ThiO, coding for MSRTRTSDVLVIGGGIIGLVTAWRAAQRGLTTAVLDPEPGGGAAQVAAGMLAAVTELHYGEQTLLGLNLASARRYPDFAAELTEQTGHDLGYRRCGTLAVALDADDRAHLRELHALQQQSGLDSQWLSGRECRRLEPMLAPGVRGGLRVDGDHQIDPRRLAGALVAACERAGVVFHRAWAERLTVVRDRATGVVTDDGTPLDAGQTVLAGGSLSGRLAGVPQDVLPPVRPVKGQVVRLTMPQRHGPFLSRTVRAVVRGSHVYLVPRESGELVVGATSEELGWDTTVTAGGVYELLRDAHELAPGITELPLTETRAGLRPGSPDNAPLLGPTGLEGLLLATGHYRNGVLLTPVTGDAMAHALATGELPEEARPFTPKRFSTATALTEQPA
- a CDS encoding helix-turn-helix domain-containing protein, encoding MTEIDAKIDALVPAWLTLPDIAEQFGVEVTRVRQLVKEGQLIAVRRGENRALHVPAAFIDGDKVVKGLAGTLTLLRDDGFTVEEMLEWLFTPDPSLPGTPAQALSENRGTEVKRRAQALAV
- a CDS encoding NAD(P)/FAD-dependent oxidoreductase, giving the protein MSEQTQEPGSSAPRRVVVAGAGMAGVQTAVALREQGFTGTVILIGAEPHQPYDRPPLSKAVLLGKSEGSAFDVDFEALGIELRLGCEVLGLRPGDHELDTDDGPVPYDVLVLATGAEPIRLPGAEGVPGVHLLRTLDDAERLRPVLARRHDIVVVGAGWIGAEFATAAREAGCAVTVVEAAERPLAGALPAEVAAPMAGWYADAGAVLRTHARVERVEPGAVVLDDGSRLPAGAVVVGIGARPATAWLSGSGIELGTHGEIVADQHLRSSAPDVYAVGDCASFPSGRYGGRLLVHHWDNALQGPRTVAVNIVGRASGKTPAVYDPVPYFWSEQFGRFVQYAGHHAAADTTLWRGDPAGPAWTVCWLRGDRLVALLAVGRPRDLAQGRRLIESGTPMIPALLADPARPLKAATA
- the thiE gene encoding thiamine phosphate synthase, coding for MADTTATATTARAQLADARVYLCTDARKRQGDLVDFLDAVLAGGVDIVQLRDKGMEAAEELEHLAVFADACARHGKLLAVNDRADVAHAAGADVLHLGQGDLPVPAARAILGDHVLIGRSTHAESEAAAAAVQDGVDYFCTGPCWPTPTKPGRHAPGLDLVRYTAALGTDRPWFAIGGIDLGNLDQVLEAGARRAVVVRAITEADDPGAAAAEFAKRLREK